One window of the Pseudomonas lurida genome contains the following:
- a CDS encoding LysR family transcriptional regulator, translating to MDLNAVRLLVRVAETRSFTRAAGDLGLTQSGLSRAISRLENELGVRLLQRNTRSVSLTPDGQMLYERSAPLLAELAAAEKLMLDRRSTPSGLLKISTPSLFGRKVVMPVIGELTLRYPELRIEAVMTDRLVDIVDEGFDALLRTGEIQDQRLIARALPPLRWVTVAAPAYLARFGTPRSVTELNDHHCLTVRNLRSGRMVDWQFMIEGKVQDVSVEGRLIFDIGDALVDGAVGGFGIAQVMDFAVRDDLAAGRLVPILEDVAGRSRAISLVYPPSRQYSPKLMAFAEALSQAHW from the coding sequence ATGGATCTGAACGCTGTCCGCCTACTGGTCCGCGTGGCCGAAACCCGCAGCTTCACCCGCGCAGCGGGTGACCTGGGGCTGACACAATCGGGCCTGTCCCGCGCCATTTCGCGGCTGGAGAACGAGTTGGGGGTTCGCCTGCTGCAACGCAATACGCGCAGCGTCAGCCTCACCCCCGACGGGCAAATGCTGTACGAGCGCAGTGCGCCGTTGCTGGCGGAGTTAGCCGCAGCCGAGAAACTGATGCTCGACCGGCGTAGCACCCCGTCCGGTCTGTTGAAGATCAGTACACCGTCGCTGTTCGGGCGCAAAGTGGTGATGCCGGTGATCGGCGAATTGACCTTGCGCTACCCCGAACTGCGCATCGAGGCGGTGATGACTGACCGCCTGGTGGATATTGTCGACGAGGGCTTCGATGCGTTGTTGCGTACCGGCGAGATCCAGGACCAGCGCCTGATCGCCCGCGCCCTGCCGCCCTTACGCTGGGTCACCGTGGCCGCGCCTGCTTACCTCGCACGTTTCGGAACGCCCAGGAGCGTCACTGAACTCAACGACCACCACTGCCTCACCGTGCGCAATTTGCGCAGCGGCCGCATGGTCGATTGGCAGTTCATGATCGAGGGCAAGGTGCAGGACGTGAGTGTCGAAGGGCGGCTGATCTTTGATATCGGCGATGCCCTGGTGGACGGCGCCGTGGGCGGCTTCGGCATCGCCCAGGTGATGGATTTCGCCGTGCGTGACGACCTGGCCGCCGGGCGCCTGGTGCCGATATTGGAAGACGTGGCCGGGCGCAGTCGGGCGATCTCGCTGGTCTATCCGCCGTCCCGGCAATATTCGCCGAAGCTGATGGCGTTTGCCGAAGCGCTCAGCCAGGCACACTGGTAA
- a CDS encoding MFS transporter, which yields MLTLLATAQLIIALDATIVFVALPQIGTHLDFSAPQLQWVVSAYSVAFGGFLLLGGRATDLLGKRRLYRVGQSLYALASLAAVLGGSAVLLVLARAVQGVGGAMLFPATLALINTHYAEGPARNRAFAVWSAASAAGLALGALLGGVLTQVWGWEAVFLVNVPLAGGCAWAARYWIPADGERARGRNFDISGALAVTVGGTLLVFSLVQGPQWGWAAPSTLGCLALALALLGLFAWIEHRGRDPLMPLRLLAYRELRMAMLLTAVFMSSFGVQYYFLALYYQQVYGYSVLQAGLAFLPATLVCTAGIWLAERSLVRLGLRNTLVSGQLAGAVGIALVSWALPTGVGFWSLLPGIFILSIGQGMTWTAMWVAAGLGIRPGEQGVAAGMASTSQQIGGALGLAVLVSVASAGGIERALWWSAAIALAGAVLALRLKQPGGLAALKTV from the coding sequence ATGCTGACGTTGCTGGCCACGGCGCAGCTGATCATCGCGCTGGATGCCACCATTGTGTTTGTTGCCTTGCCGCAGATCGGCACGCACCTGGACTTTTCTGCCCCGCAATTGCAATGGGTGGTGAGCGCCTACAGCGTGGCGTTTGGCGGTTTCCTTTTGCTGGGCGGCAGGGCTACCGATTTGCTTGGCAAGCGGCGTTTGTACCGGGTGGGGCAGTCGCTCTACGCACTGGCCTCTCTCGCGGCCGTGCTGGGCGGTAGTGCGGTATTGCTGGTGTTGGCGCGGGCGGTGCAGGGCGTTGGCGGCGCGATGCTGTTTCCGGCCACCCTGGCGCTGATCAACACCCACTATGCCGAAGGTCCGGCGCGCAACCGTGCGTTTGCCGTGTGGAGCGCCGCGTCTGCGGCTGGGCTGGCGCTGGGCGCACTGCTTGGTGGCGTGCTCACCCAGGTGTGGGGCTGGGAAGCGGTGTTCCTGGTGAACGTGCCCCTGGCGGGCGGCTGTGCATGGGCGGCGCGCTACTGGATCCCCGCCGATGGTGAGCGCGCGCGGGGGCGCAACTTCGATATCAGCGGCGCGTTGGCTGTGACCGTCGGTGGCACGTTGCTGGTGTTTTCGTTGGTGCAGGGGCCGCAATGGGGTTGGGCGGCACCGTCGACCCTGGGTTGCCTCGCCCTGGCGTTGGCGTTGCTCGGACTGTTCGCCTGGATCGAACACCGCGGGCGCGACCCGCTGATGCCGTTGCGCTTGCTTGCCTACCGCGAACTGCGCATGGCCATGCTGCTGACAGCGGTGTTCATGAGCAGTTTTGGCGTGCAGTACTACTTCCTGGCGCTGTATTACCAGCAGGTCTATGGCTACAGCGTGCTGCAAGCGGGGTTGGCGTTCTTGCCGGCGACGTTGGTGTGTACGGCCGGGATCTGGCTGGCGGAGCGCTCGCTGGTTCGGCTGGGGTTGCGCAACACGCTCGTCAGCGGGCAACTCGCCGGAGCGGTGGGCATTGCGCTGGTGAGCTGGGCACTGCCGACCGGTGTTGGGTTCTGGTCGCTGCTGCCGGGGATTTTCATCCTGAGCATCGGCCAGGGCATGACCTGGACCGCGATGTGGGTGGCAGCGGGCCTGGGCATCCGGCCAGGCGAGCAGGGCGTGGCGGCCGGGATGGCGTCCACCAGCCAGCAGATTGGCGGGGCGTTGGGGTTGGCGGTGCTGGTGTCGGTGGCGAGCGCGGGTGGGATCGAGCGGGCGTTATGGTGGAGTGCGGCGATTGCCCTGGCGGGCGCGGTGTTGGCGCTACGCCTCAAGCAACCTGGCGGGTTAGCGGCGCTGAAAACGGTCTGA
- a CDS encoding flavin reductase family protein encodes MSPTHRRPVPLSKAYRLLNHGPTVLVSAAHNGQRNIMAAAWAMPLDFEPPKVAVVLDKATWTRQLLEGAGTFVLQVPCAAQADLVQTVGNTTGSETDKFATYGLQVFNGEHTEAPLLEGCVAWLECRLLPEPHNQQTYDLFLGEVVAAYADERVFSDGHWHFEGHDELRTLHHVAGGHFLTIGQPVTGNTLA; translated from the coding sequence CGCTGTCCAAGGCCTACCGCTTGCTCAACCACGGGCCCACCGTGCTGGTCAGCGCCGCGCACAATGGCCAGCGCAATATCATGGCCGCTGCCTGGGCCATGCCGTTGGATTTCGAACCGCCGAAAGTCGCCGTGGTGTTGGATAAAGCCACCTGGACCCGCCAACTGCTGGAAGGCGCCGGCACCTTTGTGCTTCAGGTGCCGTGCGCGGCCCAGGCTGATCTGGTGCAAACAGTGGGCAATACGACCGGTTCCGAGACTGACAAATTTGCCACCTACGGCCTGCAGGTATTCAACGGTGAACACACCGAAGCGCCCTTGCTGGAAGGCTGCGTGGCCTGGCTGGAGTGTCGCCTGCTGCCCGAGCCGCACAACCAGCAGACCTACGATCTATTCCTGGGAGAGGTCGTGGCGGCCTATGCCGACGAGCGCGTGTTCAGCGATGGGCACTGGCACTTCGAAGGCCACGATGAGCTGCGCACCCTGCACCATGTGGCGGGTGGGCATTTCCTTACGATCGGCCAACCCGTCACCGGTAACACCCTTGCCTGA
- a CDS encoding restriction endonuclease — translation MSQSTNTGRDFESYVQYVYSTLLNLRGEKTQVSRRTTFTLPTGDSYEVDVYYEFVRVGVRHRVAIECKDWKRPVDQGKILEFHQKIKNIGSDIVGIIASRSGYQSGADKVAARHNILLLSAEDLPSLPQLVGRQIVNAALHEPDLIGEPFWVIAQRSETLEKLSTGTYYAPPVEGRPTIPLFISKKYAETYLSHLPDRAEWAVFGMPQYKLKVLLELAKLGRVCFATVNFPPEENGSISMAFITLAELESDFLI, via the coding sequence ATGTCGCAATCCACCAATACCGGGCGGGATTTCGAGAGCTACGTGCAATACGTCTACAGCACCCTGCTCAACCTTCGCGGAGAAAAAACCCAGGTTTCTCGCAGAACCACCTTCACGCTACCTACCGGAGATAGCTATGAAGTCGACGTCTATTATGAATTTGTCAGAGTCGGCGTCAGGCACCGAGTGGCCATCGAATGCAAGGATTGGAAGCGCCCCGTGGATCAGGGCAAAATTCTCGAGTTTCATCAAAAAATCAAAAATATCGGTAGCGATATCGTTGGCATAATCGCCTCGCGCTCAGGTTATCAATCGGGCGCTGACAAAGTGGCGGCACGCCACAACATTTTGCTCCTGTCGGCTGAAGATCTTCCTTCGCTTCCTCAACTGGTCGGTCGTCAAATCGTCAACGCTGCGCTGCATGAGCCGGACTTGATCGGCGAACCGTTCTGGGTGATCGCCCAACGCAGCGAAACGCTTGAAAAGCTGAGTACCGGCACCTACTACGCGCCCCCTGTCGAGGGCCGGCCGACGATTCCATTGTTCATCTCGAAAAAATATGCCGAGACCTATCTCTCCCACCTTCCCGATCGGGCGGAGTGGGCGGTATTCGGGATGCCTCAATACAAATTGAAGGTGTTGCTGGAACTCGCCAAACTCGGTCGCGTGTGCTTCGCCACGGTCAATTTTCCTCCTGAAGAAAATGGCTCTATCTCAATGGCCTTCATCACCCTGGCGGAGTTGGAAAGTGACTTTCTGATCTGA
- a CDS encoding EamA family transporter — MSFDVFAVILLGAALHATWNAVVKGGGDTLLTTCMITSFASLIALAVIPFLALPARESWPFIGASVVFQVLYFVLVASTYRIADMSQTYPIMRGTAPLLVATASVFVLSESLSPLAWSGIAVICLGILSMAAAPSTSQRKGLVLALINAGVIAGYTLVDGVGVRKSGAPAAYTLWIFLLTGLPLAAWALATRRRVFCRYVIGQWHLGVVGGFGTVASYGLALWAMTAAPIATVSALRETSILFGVGISALVLKEQLTRTRVIAACIIAGGAMVLRLG; from the coding sequence ATGAGCTTTGACGTGTTCGCGGTCATCCTGCTGGGCGCGGCCCTCCACGCGACCTGGAACGCCGTGGTCAAAGGCGGCGGCGACACGCTGCTGACGACCTGCATGATCACGTCCTTCGCCTCGCTGATCGCCTTGGCCGTCATTCCCTTCCTGGCGCTTCCGGCCAGGGAAAGCTGGCCATTCATCGGTGCCTCGGTCGTTTTCCAGGTGCTGTATTTCGTACTGGTCGCCTCGACCTACCGAATCGCCGACATGAGCCAGACCTACCCGATCATGCGCGGCACTGCGCCGCTGCTGGTGGCGACGGCGAGTGTGTTTGTGCTGTCCGAGTCGTTGTCACCGCTTGCGTGGAGCGGCATTGCGGTGATCTGCCTCGGCATCCTGAGCATGGCCGCCGCCCCTTCGACGAGCCAGCGAAAAGGCCTGGTCCTCGCATTGATCAATGCAGGGGTCATCGCCGGCTACACCCTTGTCGATGGTGTGGGGGTGCGCAAGTCCGGCGCACCCGCGGCGTACACACTGTGGATTTTCCTGCTGACAGGCCTACCGTTGGCCGCCTGGGCCTTGGCTACCCGACGCAGGGTGTTCTGCCGGTATGTCATCGGTCAGTGGCACCTTGGCGTGGTGGGCGGCTTCGGCACGGTTGCATCCTACGGCCTGGCACTGTGGGCGATGACGGCGGCACCGATCGCCACGGTTTCAGCACTCAGGGAAACGTCGATCCTGTTCGGCGTGGGGATCTCGGCGCTGGTACTCAAAGAGCAACTGACGCGAACTCGCGTGATTGCCGCTTGCATCATTGCGGGCGGGGCGATGGTACTGCGATTGGGCTAA
- a CDS encoding AraC family transcriptional regulator, which produces MGKPTATLDWLHRAPHASGLDRIEAYFAGFAFDPHRHDTYAIGRTLTGVQSFHYRGDMIHSLPGTTMVLHPDETHDGHAGSDEGFKYRMIYVEPSLIQQILGGKPLPFIPNGLSTDPRLFRASEVLLQNLDNPIDPLQEQDALFDLAHALSNVSGGIVSRKTFDYIAAERAREFIHSALGRSITLDEMADHAGRDRWALSRDFRVLFGTSPYRYLTMRRLDLVRSLLAQGQSLVDAALTAGFTDQSHMTRQFRSTYGMPPSRWVKMSDRFQRR; this is translated from the coding sequence ATGGGCAAACCCACCGCCACCCTCGACTGGCTGCACCGCGCCCCGCATGCCAGTGGCCTGGACCGTATCGAGGCGTACTTTGCCGGCTTCGCCTTTGACCCGCATCGCCATGACACGTACGCCATCGGGCGCACGTTGACCGGTGTGCAGAGCTTTCACTACCGTGGCGATATGATCCACAGCCTGCCCGGCACCACCATGGTGCTTCACCCCGACGAAACCCACGACGGCCACGCCGGCAGTGACGAGGGCTTCAAATACCGGATGATTTACGTCGAGCCCTCACTGATCCAGCAGATCCTCGGCGGCAAACCGTTACCGTTTATCCCCAATGGTTTATCCACCGACCCACGGCTGTTCCGCGCCAGCGAAGTGCTGCTGCAGAACCTGGACAACCCTATCGATCCGCTGCAGGAACAGGATGCCCTGTTCGACCTGGCCCACGCGCTCAGTAACGTCTCGGGCGGGATCGTCAGCCGCAAGACCTTCGATTACATCGCAGCCGAACGTGCCCGGGAATTTATCCACAGCGCCTTGGGCCGCAGCATCACCCTGGATGAAATGGCCGACCACGCCGGTCGCGACCGCTGGGCCCTGTCGCGGGATTTTCGCGTGCTGTTCGGTACCAGTCCCTACCGCTACCTGACGATGCGCCGCTTGGACCTGGTGCGCAGCCTGCTCGCCCAGGGCCAATCGCTGGTGGACGCGGCGCTGACTGCTGGCTTCACCGACCAGAGCCACATGACCCGGCAATTTCGCAGCACCTACGGCATGCCGCCGTCGCGCTGGGTGAAGATGTCAGACCGTTTTCAGCGCCGCTAA
- the ggt gene encoding gamma-glutamyltransferase produces MNGVQRVFSISRRQLSVIAAALALAACNSSVNEQPPPPELGSGYRTDLTTQHAERHMAAAANPLAAEAGREMLRMGGSAIDAAIAMQAVLTLVEPQSSGIGGGAFIMLWDGQTVHAYDGRETAPAGATERLFLKADGTPMAFTEAQIGGRSVGTPGVLRALEMAHRKTGHLQWATLFEPAIRLAEQGFAISPRLHSLIAADRSIPQSPDMAAYFLNADGTAKATGTVLKNPALANVFKRIAKEGPDALYRGPIAAEIARKVQGHRNAGSLSLADLKNYTAKERTPLCTDYQQWKVCGMPPPSSGGIAIAQILGTLQALQARNPGLGIAAMRPLKSSSPAGLEPTPEAVHLLAEAGRLAFADRALYLADTDFVAVPVAGLVAPDYLAKRAALIGERSMGIAKPGVPAGIQVAYAPDRSPLRISTSQVVAVDDQGGAVSMTTTVEAAFGSHVMVQGFLLNNQMTDFSFVPEENGQPVANRVEPGKRPRSAMAPTLVFDRKSGELLATVGSPGGSQIIEYVSKSLVAMLDWKLDPQAAISLPNFGSRNGATELEAGLFSPTLKQALKDKGHALSEIDMTSGIQAIVRTRDAQGKVSLSGGADPRREGEALGD; encoded by the coding sequence ATGAACGGAGTTCAGCGCGTGTTTTCGATTTCCCGCCGTCAACTGTCGGTGATTGCCGCAGCCCTCGCCCTGGCTGCCTGCAACTCCTCTGTCAACGAACAGCCACCGCCGCCGGAGCTGGGTTCGGGTTATCGCACCGACCTCACAACCCAACATGCCGAGCGCCACATGGCTGCGGCTGCCAACCCGCTGGCGGCCGAGGCCGGGCGCGAGATGTTGCGCATGGGTGGGTCGGCGATCGATGCGGCAATTGCGATGCAGGCCGTGCTGACCCTGGTGGAGCCGCAGTCGTCCGGCATCGGCGGTGGCGCGTTCATCATGCTGTGGGACGGCCAGACTGTGCACGCGTACGACGGCCGTGAGACAGCCCCCGCCGGGGCCACCGAGCGGCTATTCCTGAAGGCCGACGGCACGCCGATGGCGTTCACCGAGGCGCAGATTGGCGGGCGCTCGGTCGGTACGCCTGGGGTATTGCGAGCGCTCGAGATGGCGCACAGGAAGACCGGCCACCTGCAATGGGCCACGTTGTTCGAGCCGGCGATACGGTTGGCGGAACAGGGCTTCGCGATTTCCCCGCGCCTGCACAGCCTGATCGCGGCTGACCGCTCTATTCCCCAATCGCCAGACATGGCCGCGTACTTCCTGAACGCCGATGGCACGGCAAAAGCCACCGGTACCGTACTGAAGAACCCGGCGTTGGCCAACGTGTTCAAGCGTATCGCCAAGGAAGGACCGGACGCGCTCTACCGCGGGCCGATTGCCGCTGAGATCGCACGCAAGGTACAGGGCCATCGCAACGCGGGCAGCCTGTCCCTGGCGGACCTGAAAAACTATACCGCCAAGGAGCGCACGCCGCTGTGCACGGACTACCAGCAATGGAAAGTCTGTGGCATGCCGCCGCCGTCATCGGGCGGGATTGCCATCGCGCAAATCCTGGGCACATTGCAGGCGCTGCAAGCACGCAACCCAGGCTTGGGCATCGCCGCGATGCGACCGCTGAAAAGCTCTTCGCCGGCAGGCCTTGAGCCAACGCCCGAAGCCGTGCACCTGCTTGCCGAAGCCGGCCGACTGGCCTTCGCTGATCGCGCGCTGTACCTGGCCGACACCGATTTCGTCGCCGTGCCGGTTGCCGGCCTGGTCGCCCCCGACTACCTGGCCAAGCGTGCCGCGCTGATCGGCGAGCGCAGCATGGGTATCGCCAAGCCGGGCGTCCCTGCGGGCATCCAGGTGGCCTATGCGCCGGACCGCTCACCGCTGCGCATCTCCACTTCGCAAGTGGTGGCGGTGGATGACCAGGGGGGCGCCGTGTCGATGACCACCACGGTGGAAGCAGCATTTGGCTCCCATGTCATGGTCCAGGGTTTCTTGCTGAACAACCAGATGACCGACTTTTCATTTGTCCCTGAAGAAAACGGCCAGCCCGTTGCCAACCGGGTCGAGCCTGGCAAGCGCCCGCGTTCGGCCATGGCGCCTACGCTGGTGTTCGACCGCAAGAGCGGCGAGTTGCTGGCCACCGTCGGCTCGCCCGGCGGCTCACAAATCATCGAATACGTGAGCAAGTCCCTGGTGGCGATGCTCGACTGGAAACTCGACCCACAAGCCGCCATCAGCCTGCCCAATTTTGGCAGCCGCAATGGCGCGACCGAGTTGGAAGCCGGTCTGTTCAGCCCTACGCTGAAACAGGCGCTCAAGGACAAGGGCCATGCGCTGAGCGAGATCGATATGACGAGCGGCATCCAGGCCATCGTTCGCACGCGGGATGCCCAGGGCAAGGTGTCGCTGAGCGGCGGTGCCGACCCTCGGCGTGAAGGCGAAGCGCTCGGCGACTGA
- a CDS encoding LysE family translocator codes for MDFLNPAYVAPLVSLALLWTVAVVTPGPNFFNTAQLAASCSRRHGVVASAGVATGTVMWGLAGGLGIKSLFTAAPMLYLAFKIIGGCYLIYLGLKLFRRSAPALGQSVLPDDARRSLFSAWRLGLLGNLSNPKAALFVATIFASTMPPSPSPMLLTLAVITMATLSFSWYSSVALVFSSERMATLYSRSRKWLDRFAGGCYVLFGAHLVANR; via the coding sequence ATGGACTTTTTAAACCCTGCGTACGTGGCGCCCCTGGTATCGCTGGCCCTGCTGTGGACAGTCGCGGTAGTGACGCCCGGCCCCAACTTTTTCAACACGGCGCAATTGGCCGCCAGCTGTTCGCGCCGTCATGGCGTGGTGGCGTCAGCCGGTGTGGCCACGGGGACGGTCATGTGGGGGCTGGCGGGTGGCCTGGGCATTAAATCGCTGTTTACGGCGGCCCCGATGTTGTACCTGGCGTTCAAGATCATCGGCGGTTGCTACCTGATCTACCTCGGGTTGAAACTGTTCAGGCGCTCGGCGCCGGCCCTGGGCCAGAGCGTGCTGCCAGATGATGCTCGGCGCTCGCTGTTTTCCGCCTGGCGCCTGGGGCTGCTGGGCAACCTGTCCAACCCCAAGGCCGCGTTGTTTGTGGCCACCATCTTCGCGTCCACCATGCCACCGTCTCCGTCGCCGATGCTGCTGACCCTGGCGGTGATCACCATGGCCACCTTGTCGTTCAGCTGGTATTCCAGCGTGGCCCTGGTGTTTTCCAGCGAGCGCATGGCCACTCTCTACAGCCGTTCGCGCAAGTGGCTCGACCGCTTTGCTGGAGGCTGCTACGTCCTGTTCGGTGCACATCTGGTGGCGAACCGCTGA
- a CDS encoding polyphenol oxidase family protein → MQQADNLGAIPGVDHGFCTINDPLRPQAVFICKQVHSASVVEWQADLASNTVEADGVCTGEHPPIAVVTADCLPLLIASKNGEKVAAVHGGWKGLQGGIIANAIKRFTDEGIATDQLQVAVGPSIKPCCYEVSREFIARFQEDQGHLWRDRQPPWCRVQPAPLLPPDIAPPAARQAGSAWFDLSGYGVMLLQAAGIRREQIEVSEVCTYCTSPTFASYRRRTHHPQEVKTLIYSWIARITD, encoded by the coding sequence GTGCAGCAGGCAGATAATCTCGGCGCCATCCCAGGCGTCGACCACGGTTTTTGTACGATCAATGATCCGCTGCGCCCGCAGGCAGTGTTCATCTGCAAGCAGGTGCACAGCGCTTCGGTGGTGGAGTGGCAGGCGGACCTGGCAAGCAATACGGTAGAGGCCGATGGGGTGTGCACGGGTGAGCATCCACCCATCGCAGTGGTCACCGCCGATTGCTTGCCCCTTCTCATTGCTTCCAAAAACGGCGAGAAGGTGGCAGCCGTGCATGGCGGCTGGAAGGGGTTGCAGGGCGGGATCATCGCCAATGCCATCAAGCGATTCACCGATGAAGGGATCGCCACGGACCAGTTGCAGGTCGCGGTCGGGCCATCGATCAAGCCATGCTGTTATGAAGTGAGCCGGGAGTTTATTGCACGGTTCCAGGAGGACCAGGGGCACTTGTGGCGCGACCGTCAGCCGCCCTGGTGCCGGGTGCAACCGGCGCCGTTGCTGCCACCCGACATTGCACCGCCTGCTGCGCGGCAAGCGGGAAGTGCGTGGTTTGACTTGAGTGGGTACGGGGTGATGTTGCTGCAAGCGGCGGGGATTCGGCGAGAGCAGATCGAGGTGAGCGAGGTGTGCACTTACTGCACCTCGCCCACCTTTGCCAGTTACCGCCGCAGGACCCATCACCCGCAGGAGGTGAAGACGTTGATCTATTCGTGGATTGCTCGCATCACCGACTGA
- the ddlA gene encoding D-alanine--D-alanine ligase, which yields MRKVRVGIIFGGRSAEHEVSLQSARNIVDALDRSRFEPVLIGIDKAGHWHLNDTSNFLLNQENPALIALNQSNRELAVVPGKASQQLVETSGSGLLEHVDVIFPIVHGTLGEDGCLQGLLRMADLPFVGSDVLGSAVCMDKDISKRLLRDAGIAVTPFITLTRGNAARTSFDTAATKLGLPMFVKPANQGSSVGVSKVGNEAEYHAAVKLALGFDEKVLVESAVKGREIECAVLGNDNPIASGCGEIVVSSGFYSYDNKYIDDQAAQVVVPAAISQAASERIRGLAVEAFEVLGCSGLARVDVFLTDEGEVLINEINSLPGFTRISMYPKLWQAAGMSYSQLVSRLIELALERHAGRQGLKISR from the coding sequence ATGCGCAAGGTGCGGGTAGGTATTATTTTTGGTGGCCGTTCGGCCGAGCACGAGGTCTCGTTGCAATCGGCGCGCAATATCGTCGATGCGTTGGACCGCTCCCGTTTCGAACCGGTGTTGATCGGTATCGACAAGGCCGGCCACTGGCACCTCAACGACACCTCGAACTTCCTGCTCAACCAGGAAAACCCTGCCCTCATTGCCCTCAACCAGTCCAATCGCGAACTGGCAGTGGTGCCCGGCAAGGCCAGCCAGCAATTAGTGGAAACCTCCGGCAGCGGCCTGCTGGAACATGTCGATGTGATCTTCCCCATCGTCCACGGCACCCTCGGCGAAGACGGCTGCCTGCAAGGCCTGTTGCGCATGGCTGACCTGCCTTTCGTCGGCTCCGATGTGCTCGGCTCGGCGGTGTGCATGGACAAGGACATCAGCAAACGCCTGCTGCGTGATGCTGGCATTGCCGTGACCCCCTTCATCACCCTGACCCGTGGCAATGCCGCGCGTACGTCCTTTGATACGGCAGCGACCAAGCTCGGTCTGCCGATGTTCGTCAAACCGGCCAACCAGGGCTCTTCGGTGGGCGTGAGCAAGGTCGGCAACGAAGCCGAATACCACGCTGCCGTCAAACTGGCCCTGGGCTTTGATGAAAAGGTGTTGGTGGAGTCTGCGGTAAAGGGCCGCGAAATCGAATGCGCCGTGCTGGGCAACGACAATCCCATCGCCAGCGGTTGTGGTGAGATCGTGGTGAGCAGTGGTTTCTATTCCTACGACAACAAATACATCGACGATCAGGCTGCCCAAGTGGTGGTGCCGGCCGCTATCAGCCAAGCGGCCAGCGAGCGTATTCGCGGGCTGGCCGTCGAGGCGTTCGAGGTACTGGGTTGTTCCGGCCTGGCGCGGGTCGACGTGTTCCTTACCGACGAGGGCGAAGTACTGATCAACGAAATCAATTCACTGCCCGGCTTCACCCGCATCAGCATGTACCCCAAGCTGTGGCAGGCGGCGGGCATGAGCTACAGCCAACTGGTGAGCCGCCTGATCGAGCTGGCGCTGGAGCGGCATGCGGGGCGTCAGGGGTTGAAGATCAGTCGGTGA
- a CDS encoding DUF2388 domain-containing protein — protein MATKPLFLVLALSALPSLASAASEGMGRVDQASLMILAGPVLTTFATMGTTSHPLEMLESAKGDALAFIGSDGNIRGARFELAVRTYHASYPAPHMSDMQLAQAIAVIETHPPEGR, from the coding sequence ATGGCCACCAAGCCCCTGTTCCTTGTACTTGCATTGTCTGCCCTGCCGTCGCTCGCCAGTGCCGCTTCCGAAGGCATGGGCAGGGTCGACCAAGCCAGCTTGATGATCCTCGCCGGCCCGGTGCTCACCACCTTCGCCACGATGGGAACCACGTCCCATCCGCTCGAAATGCTGGAGTCGGCCAAGGGGGATGCCCTGGCGTTCATCGGCTCGGACGGGAATATTCGTGGCGCACGGTTTGAACTCGCCGTGAGGACTTACCACGCGTCCTACCCGGCGCCTCACATGAGTGACATGCAACTGGCCCAAGCGATCGCGGTAATCGAGACACACCCACCGGAGGGACGATAG